In Carya illinoinensis cultivar Pawnee chromosome 10, C.illinoinensisPawnee_v1, whole genome shotgun sequence, one DNA window encodes the following:
- the LOC122279535 gene encoding TSL-kinase interacting protein 1-like has translation MQTELQVTLHSESHHPENISIQDRDPNVTPSTANHVSTKNPAKRPTRQWAAWTRQEEESFFTALRQVGKNFEKITHRVQSKNKDQVRHYYYRLVRRMNKLLGPGLCLDAKNSKDTNAAMLRWWSLLEKYSCKASKLHLKPRRLKIFIEALEHQLLKDRRKNIKKRPSQGENCPPAAPSTVPNQSRASAQDARMVKLVLVDSQNIQKLGSGKTSLKRNINVGVNRTNNKGDTTTMKPGRQRRKPAAYKKWEKAAIAGVSLVADAAEHLERTATDKVVENDPGSNPVSTVLPPLPTFSHNLFVDNNILTSMKLKLQLFPFDDGTRRALEMDKHNPHLELTLSARKKISSVLEHLNRKWGNSSVASGELMLFPYSVQGENLMDCPRWTQDSIVSAADVYAMLGRPPFFRLRYGWFSDTELGSAVLQPTSASCCIPGEHIMNGNTKITDSPPISMASTIDRTLDLYEDQPAVVNQNHALPPSSTYVSREVNKWTCLAPSNNLVESSDLAANISWCRKEAGDGTIMRQSEDVDDLKFGTGPALTAGDWADTLTNISIGDLLSGVSHDIDVNCINPPVAESSQCLQQVPFSCDSFDAAIAAHISKHQDKMGYQPTMPSHASSIWDAEETCDAFSYKKNSVFCQEDPILSRVSSPGSCKQTTRTSLEGTECLLEESPEVEEPVESPAEDLMKETHQSCTHIVDTSAKDFSTLADIYWPDSLGPLDLDKPSSKYHSEDLILSDSLGGLNRLIASSLDAFQNCSFFGLDKNQHQ, from the exons ATGCAGACAGAGTTACAGGTCACTTTGCACTCTGAGTCCCACCATCCAGAGAATATATCTATTCAGGACAGAGATCCTAATGTGACCCCATCCACTGCAAATCATGTCTCAACAAAGAACCCTG CAAAAAGACCAACACGGCAATGGGCTGCTTGGACACGTCAAGAGGAGGAAAGTTTCTTCACTGCATTACGACAAGTTGGCAAG AATTTTGAGAAAATCACACATCGTGTCCAGAGTAAAAACAAAGATCAG GTTAGACACTATTACTACCGACTTGTGAGACGTATGAATAAGTTGCTCGGCCCAGGGCTGTGTCTGGATGCCAAGAACTCTAAAGATACTAATGCTGCAATGCTTCGATG GTGGTCCTTATTGGAAAAGTATAGCTGCAAAGCCTCAAAGCTTCACTTGAAGCCCCGAAGATTGAAGATATTTATAGAAGCCTTG GAGCACCAACTCTTGAAAGATCGAAGGAAGAACATAAAGAAGCGACCTTCCCAGGGGGAGAACTGTCCACCTGCTGCTCCAAGCACTGTACCAAATCAGAGTAGAGCATCAGCACAAGATGCTCGCATGGTTAAACTTGTTCTCGTGGATAGTCAAAACATTCAAAAATTAGGTTCTGGAAAAACATCATTGAAGCGCAATATCAATGTAGGTGTTAACCGTACTAACAACAAAGGAGATACTACTACTATGAAACCAGGAAGGCAACGGCGGAAACCAG CTGCATATAAAAAATGGGAAAAGGCTGCAATTGCTGGGGTTTCTTTGGTTGCTGATGCTGCTGAGCATTTGGAACGGACAGCTACTGATAAAGTGGTTGAAAATGACCCAG GCTCCAATCCTGTCAGCACTGTTCTGCCTCCTTTGCCTACTTTTTCTCACAATCTTTTTGTTGATAACAATATTCTGACTTCTATGAAACTCAAGCTCCAGTTATTTCCATTTGATGATGGTACTCGGAGGGCCCTGGAAATG GATAAGCATAATCCACACCTAGAGCTCACTCTGAGTGCTCGGAAGAAGATATCATCAGTTTTAGAACATCTAAATCGCAAATGGGGAAACTCGAGTGTTGCCTCTGGAGAGCTAATGCTTTTCCCTTATAGTGTTCAAGGCGAAAACCTGATGGATTGTCCGAGGTGGACACAGGACTCTATTGTTAGTGCTGCAGATGTATATGCAATGCTAGGAAGGCCTCCATTTTTCCGTTTAAG GTATGGTTGGTTTTCTGATACAGAGCTTGGATCTGCTGTATTGCAACCAACTTCTGCATCCTGCTGCATTCCGGGAGAACATATCATGAACGGCAATACAAAGATCACAGATTCACCACCCATCTCCATGGCATCAACTATTGATCGGACTTTGGATCTCTATGAGGATCAACCAGCTGTTGTGAATCAGAATCATGCGCTTCCTCCCAGCTCAACTTATGTGTCCCGTGAGGTGAATAAGTGGACTTGCTTGGCTCCAAGCAATAACCTTGTTGAGTCCTCTGATCTTGCAGCGAATATATCATGGTGCCGAAAGGAGGCTGGTGATGGAACTATCATGAGACAATCTGAAGATGTG GATGACCTGAAATTTGGTACTGGGCCTGCACTGACAGCTGGTGACTGGGCTGATACCCTTACCAACATAAGCATTGGTGATCTACTTTCCGGAGTTTCTCATGATATTGATGTTAATTGCATTAACCCACCTGTTGCCGAAAGCTCCCAATGCCTTCAGCAGGTTCCATTCAGTTGCGACTCTTTTGATGCTGCTATTGCTGCTCACATATCTAAGCATCAGGACAAGATGGGATATCAACCAACTATGCCATCCCATGCATCTTCCATCTGGGATGCTGAAGAAACGTGTGATGCCTTCTCCTATAAAAAGAACTCTGTTTTTTGTCAGGAGGATCCAATTTTGTCCAGAGTTTCTTCCCCAGGCTCCTGCAAGCAGACTACTAGAACGAGCTTGGAGGGTACTGAGTGTTTGCTTGAG GAGTCACCTGAGGTGGAGGAACCTGTGGAAAGCCCTGCAGAGGACCTCATGAAAGAAACTCATCAGTCTTGTACGCATATTGTAGATACTTCGGCAAAGGATTTCAGCACATTAGCAGATATATACTGG CCTGATTCTTTAGGACCGCTAGATTTGGATAAACCGTCTTCTAAATACCATAGTGAAGATTTAATTCTAAGTGATAGCCTTGGCGGTTTGAACCGTCTGATAGCCAGCAGTCTGGATGCGTTCCAAAATTGCTCATTTTTTGGATTGGACAAGAACCAGCATCAGTAG